The following are encoded in a window of Fusarium verticillioides 7600 chromosome 6, whole genome shotgun sequence genomic DNA:
- a CDS encoding NADH-ubiquinone oxidoreductase 10.5 kDa subunit, whose product MSAKYAFTKSLREVRFLFCQTSEQSAALRSFITRSYPTMKRNNPNIPILIREAAGTQPKVFARYDRGVEKSQILEGLSDKEIEETVTGLVKADQ is encoded by the exons ATGTCGGCAAAGTACGCTTTCACCAAATCCCTCCGCGAGGTGCGATTCCTCTTTTGCCAGACTTCGGAGCAGAGCGCGGCTCTTCG ATCATTCATCACCCGATCGTACCCTACCATGAAGCgcaacaaccccaacattCCCATCCTGATCCGAGAGGCCGCTGGCACCCAGCCCAAGGTCTTTGCCCGATACG ACCGAGGTGTCGAGAAGTCACAGATCCTCGAGGGTCTCTCCGacaaggagattgaagagacCGTCACTGGCTTGGTCAAGGCTGATCAATAG
- a CDS encoding 50S ribosomal protein L14e yields MGDAVIEGSNWRLVEVGRVVVINGDHPFAGRLATIVEIIDHKRILVDGPSANASLAVPRQAVPLSKVLLSSLIVEGLNRGSRTGVVRKLWEKSEIDSKWEQTNWAKKRDQMERRKGLTDFERFQVLRLKKQRRFEERKALAKVKASA; encoded by the exons ATGGGCGACGCAGTCATTGAGGGTTCGAACTGGCGCCTCGTTGAGGTTGGCCGTGTCGTTGTTATCAACGGCGACCACCCCTTCGCCGGCCGCCTGGCCACGatcgtcgagatcatcgaccACAAGCGA ATTCTCGTCGACGGTCCTTCCGCGAACGCTAGCCTCGCTGTTCCCCGACAAGCCGTCCCCCTCAGCAAGgtcctcctctcctctcttaTCGTCGAGGGCTTGAACCGCGGTTCCCGAACTGGTGTTGTCCGAAAGCTCTGGGAGAAGTCCGAGATCGACTCCAAGTGGGAGCAGACCAACTGGGCTAAGAAGCGGGATCAGATGGAGCGGAGGAAGGGTCTTACCGACTTCGAGCGCTTCCAGGTTCTCcgactcaagaagcagcgaCGATTCGAAGAGCGCAAGGCTctggccaaggtcaaggcctCCGCATAA
- a CDS encoding nascent polypeptide-associated complex subunit alpha produces MSNPRVEELPDEEPKKTTVQEHEDDSSDDSEVEEVGEGQLPAGSTVIHNRNEKKARKALEKLHLTRIPGITRVTLRRPKNILFVINNPEVYKSPNSNTYIVFGEAKIEDVNAAAQQAAAAQLASANAEDHSGHNHGEPSKAAENAEEKKDKDEDEEEDEDDDEEVDASGLEDKDIELVMTQANVSRNKAVKALKENDNDIVNSIMALSI; encoded by the exons ATGTCGAACCCCCGCGTTGAAGAACTTCCCGACgaggagcccaagaagaccaCCGTCCAGGAGCACGAGGATGACTCCAGCGACGACTCcgaggtcgaggaggtcggCGAGGGCCAGCTCCCCGCTGGTTCTACTGTGATCCACAACcgcaacgagaagaaggctcgcAAGGccctcgagaagctgcacCTCACCCGCATCCCTGGCATCACCCGTGTCACTCTCCGCCGACCTAAGAAC atcctcttcgtcatcaacaaccccgaGGTCTACAAGTCTCCTAACAGCAACACCTACAT TGTTTTCGGtgaggccaagatcgaggatgTGAACGCCGCTGCTCAacaagctgctgctgctcagctCGCCTCCGCCAACGCTGAGGACCACTCTGGCCACAACCACGGTGAGCCCAGCAAGGCTGCCGAGAacgctgaggagaagaaggacaaggacgaggatgaagaggaggacgaggatgacgacgaggaggtCGATGCTTCCGGACTCGAGGATAAGGATATTGAGCTTGTCATGACCCAAGCCAACGTCAGCCGCAACAAGGCCGTCAAGGCGTTGAAGGAGAACGACAACGATATCGTCaattccatcatggctctaAGTATCTAA
- a CDS encoding ATP synthase subunit D, mitochondrial yields MATRSAALKLDWTKVTSSLGLRGQTVASLQAFKKRNEDVRRKVQQLQEQPTTVDFSQYRSILKNQAIIDEIEKRFSAFKPVTYDVSRQLKAIDAFEAEAVKNAEATKEAVDLELKDLAATLKNIEEARPFEELTVDEVAAAEKSIDEKTDQLVSKGRWMVPGYKEKFGDLAVV; encoded by the exons ATGGCGACT CGAAGCGCAGCTCTCAAGCTTGACTGGACCAAGGTCACCAGCTCCCTCGGTCTCCGTGGCCAGACCGTTGCCTCCCTGCAGGCCTTCAAGAAGCGCAACGAGGACGTCCGCCGTAAGGTTCAGCAGCTCCAGGAGCAGCCCACCACCGTCGATTTCTCCCAGTACCGatccatcctcaagaaccaggctatcatcgatgagatcgagaagcgaTTCAGCGCCTTCAAGCCTGTCACCTACGATGTTAGCCGACAACTGAAGGCCATCGACGCTttcgaggccgaggctgtcaagaacGCCGAGGCTACCAAGGAGgccgttgaccttgagcttaAGGATCTTGCCGCTaccctcaagaacattgAGGAGGCCCGACCATTTGAGGAGCTCACTGTC GACGAGGTTGCCGCTGCCGAGAAGTCTATCGACGAGAAGACTGATCAGCTCGTTTCCAAGGGCCGATGGATGGTGCCAGGATACAAG GAGAAGTTCGGCGACTTGGCTGTGGTTTAA
- a CDS encoding ubiquitin-conjugating enzyme E2 35, translated as MALPKRIIKETERLMAEPVPGISAVPHEDNLRYFDVQIHGPAQSPYEGGVFSLELFLPDDYPMTPPKIRFLTKIFHPNVDKLGRICLDVLKNNWSPALQIRTILLSIQALLGAPNPDDPLAADVAKSWKEDEQAAIATAKEWTAQYAKP; from the exons atggctctccCCAAGCGCATTATCAAAGAGACAGAACGGCTCATGGCCGAGCC TGTTCCAGGAATCAGTGCCGTTCCTCACGAGGATAACCTCCGATATTTCGATGTCCAAATTCACGGTCCTGCCCAGTCTCCGTATGAGG GCGGTGttttcagcctcgagctcttcctccccgaCGATTATCCAATGACTCCTCCCAAGATTCGATTCctcaccaagatcttccacCCAAACGTCGATAAGCTTGGTCGTATTTGCCTCGATGTCCTCAAGA ATAACTGGTCTCCCGCCCTTCAGATCCGAACTATCCTCTTGTCGATCCAGGCTCTCCTCGGTGCTCCTAACCCGGATGATCCTCTCGCTGCAGATGTCGCCAAGAGCTGGAAGGAGGATGAGCAGGCCGCTATTGCAACCGCCAAGGAATGGACGGCCCAATATGCGAAACCTTGA